Genomic segment of Xanthobacter dioxanivorans:
GATCCTTGTCGAACCATTTCGGCATCATCATCTCGGCCGAACAGCCGGTGGCGACACCGAAGCCGGGCACCTCCGCCTCGACCCGCACGAACGCCTGCGGCGCCGCCTCGACCACCGACGGGCCGAAGCGGAACGGGTGCATGAACGGCATCAGCCGCTCGAAAATCTCGACCGAACGTAGCACGAGGCGCGGCGCGTCCATGCTCCCTCAGCTCCGCCGGCCGCCGCCGGGACGGGCAGCACGGCTGCGGAAACTCCGCGCCGTCGCGCCCGCGCGCACGGTCACCCCCATGGCAGTCTCCTCCGCGACTGGCTGTCCCCGGCTTCTGCGCGCCGGTTTGTAACCAATCGGTGAATTACGAGCCTGGCGCAGTGAGGTGTCAAGCGCTTTCTCGGCCCGGGCCGGGTGGCGCGCGGGTGTCCGGGGTCGGAGCGGGAGGGGCGGCACCACGGTAACGGGCAGCCGCGATTTCCGCGCGGGATCGTGCTGCAGTGCCGCAAGACCCCTTGAGCCTCCGCGTCATTCACGCTTATCTCGGCACCGAGGGGCGACTTCATGCAGGATATTCACCGCGACATTCTCCCCAAGGGCCGGCGCGCGGCCATCCGCTCGCGCGGCATGGGGGCCTGAGGCGATGCGGCTCGTCTGCCTGCCGCATGCCGGCGGCTCCGCCGCGCTCTACCGGCCCTGGAAGGTGGCGCTCTCGGGCCTTGCCACCGTGGAGAGCCCGGAACTGCCGGGACGTGGCACACGGTTCGGCGCGCCCTTCGCCTCCAGCCTCATCGACCTCGCCGGGGACGTGGCGAACACCGTCGCGCACCGGGTCGGCCCGCTCGTGCTCTACGGTCATTCCATGGGCGCGGTGCTCGCCTTCGAGACGGCGCGCGCGCTGGCCCGCCACGGGATCAGTGTGGCGGGGCTGGTGCTCTCGGGCCGCGCGGCGCCGCAGCTTCCCTTCCCGTCCCTCGGCCGCCACCTGCTCGGCGACGCCGCGCTCGCAGCCGAACTCCAGCGGATCGGCGGGACGACGCAGGCGGTGCTGGCCCAGCCGGAGCTCATGGCGGCGATGTTGCCCGTGCTGCGCGCCGACTTCCGGCTGGTGGATACCTACGCCTTCGCCGCCGGGCCGAAGCTCCCGGTTCCGGCGGTGATCCTCGGCGGCGCGGAGGATCCCGCCACGCCCCTGCCCGCGCTCCACGCCTGGGCGGAGGTCGTCTCCGGCCCACTCGCGGTGGAGCTCTGGCCGGGCGGTCACTTCTTCGTGCGCGATCAGGAAGCGCGGCTCATGGAGCTGCTGCGCCGCCTCCTCCCGGCATGGCGCGCGGCCAGGGCCGGCGGCTGAATGGGGGAGCGCCCCGCCGTGCCGGTGCCGGCCCTCGCCGCCGGCGAAAGCTTCCTCGCGGTGGCGCAGGTGCAGGATCTCGTGGCTGCGCCGGGCTTCGCCTTCGCCCTGCCGGATGAGGACGAGGCGCGCATCGGCCGGCTCGTCCACGACCGCGACCGCCGCTCCCGCCGTGCCGCCTGGCGGCTGGCCCGCTTCTGCCTCGGGGCGGTTCTGGGCATGGCGCCGGCGGAGGTGGCCCTGCGCCGGGACCGGCGGGGCCGGCCGCATCTGGAGGAGGAGGCCGGGCTTGATTTCAATGTCAGCCATGCCGGGTCGAGCATTGCGGTGGGTGTCATGCGCGGCGGGCGCATCGGGGTGGATGTGGAGCACCAGCGCCCGCTCGCCTTGTGGCAGGACCTCATCGGCGAATTCCTCGATGCCGCCGACGCCGTCGCCTGGTCCCGACTGTCGGCCGACGGTCGGGCCGACGCGGCCTTGTCGGCCTGGTGTCGCAAGGAGTCGGTGTTGAAAGCCACCGGCGAGGGGCTCGCGGCCGATCCGCGTGCCGTGTCGCTGCCGCTCGGCCCGCAGGCGGCGGTGATCGGCCGGGCCGGCCGAAGCTTCACCGTGGCCACGCTCCACGCCGCCGTCCTCGCGCCAGACGCGGCCCTCGCGGTCGCGGTGGAGGGCGTCCACCTGCCGCGCCTGCTGGCGCTGGCGGGCGGCACGGGGTGGAGCCTTTCCGGCGCCCGGCCCGCCGCCGGTCCCTGATCGCCGGGCGCGCCGCGGGACGTCTCGCCGCCGTGCGGGATCGACAGGCAGGCATGGGAGCGGGCGAAGGCGCGTGCTATGGGCGAGGGGGACATCCCGCGCGGGAGACTTTCGCCATCGCCGCCGACCGCAAGCGCCTGTCGTCCTTTCTCGCCGCCCGCCGGAAGACGGCACGGCGCCCGCTCGCCTTCGCCTATGGCTTCGCGCTGGTGGCCGGGCTCCTCGTCATCGCCCAGGCGGCCCTGGTGGCGCGCCTCATCGCCCTCGTGCTGTTCGCGCGCCAGCCGCTCACCGACGCCTGCGGGGAGATCGTGGCCCTCCTCTGCGTGATCCTCGCCCGGGCGCTGGCGAGCCAGGCGGCGGAGCGCGCCGGGTTCGCCGCCGCCGAGAGCGTGATGCGCGCTTTGCGGGCCGAACTGCTGGACCACGTGGCGCGGCTCGGGCCGGCCGGCCTGTCGGGTCAGCGCACCGGGGAGCTGGTGGCCGCCATCTCCTCCGGCGTGCGGGCGGCGGAGCCCTACTACACGCGCTACCTGCCCGCCTCGGTGCTGTCGGTGGCGCTGCCGGTGGCCATCCTCGCGGTGGTGTTCCCGCTGGACTGGGTGTCCGGCCTGATCTTCCTGTTCACCGCGCCGCTCATTCCGGTGTTCATGATCCTCATCGGCAAGGGGGCCGAGGCGCTGAACCAGCGCCAGTGGCGCCGCCTCGCCCGCATGTCGGGCCACCTGCTCGATGCGGTGCAGGGCCTTTCCACCCTGAAGGCCTTCGGCGCCGCCGGGCGGATGACGGCGCGCGTCGCGGAGGTGGCGGACGCCTACCGGCGCGACACCATGGCGGTGCTGCGCGTCGCCTTCCTGTCGTCCCTGGCGCTGGAATTCTTCGCCACCGTCTCCATCGCCCTGGCCGCCATCTTCATTGGCTTCCGCCTGCTGTGGGGCGGGATGGACTTCTTCGACGGGCTGTTCATCCTCCTGCTAGCGCCGGAATTCTACCAGCCGCTGCGGGCCATGGGCACCGCCTACCATGCGCGCATGGAAGCCGTCGGCGCCGCCGAGCGCATCCTCGCCCTCGCCGACCTGCCGGCCCTCGCCGAGCCCGGCGGGATCCTCCCGGTGCCCGATGCCGGCGCCATCGAGATCCGCTTCGAGGACGTCTGCCTCGTCTATCCGGACGGGCGTACCGCCCTCGACGGGGTGACGCTCACCGTGCCGGCCGGGGCGCGGGTGGCGCTGGTGGGATCGTCGGGGGCGGGCAAGTCTTCCCTCCTCGCCCTCGCCCTGGGCTTCGTGCGGCCCACCTCCGGGGGGTGCTGGTGAACGGCGTGCTCCTCGGCGAGATCGACCGGGCCGCCTGGCGCCGGCACGTCGCCTACGCGCCGCAGCGCCCGCGCCTGTTCGCCGGAACCCTCGCCGCCAACATCGCGCCGGGGGAGGACGCGCCGGACCCGCACAGGCTCGCGGCGGCGGTGGAGGCGGCGGGGCTCTCGCAGGCGGTGGCGCGGGTGCCCGGCGGGTTGTCCGGCCGCGTGGGCGAAGGCGGGACGGGCCTTTCGGGCGGCGAGGCGCATCGTCTGGCCCTGGCCCGTGCCTTCTACCGCGATGCGCCCTTCGTCGTCCTCGACGAGCCCACCGCCCATCTCGACCGGGCGACCGAGGCCGACGTGGAGCGCGCCCTGCGCCGCCTCTTGCCCGGCCGCACCGCGCTGCTCGCCGCCCATCGCCTCGCCCAGGCGGCGGAGGCGGACCTCGTCGTCGTGATCGAGGCGGGCCGGCTGGTGGAGGCGGGGCCGCCCGCCGACCTCCTGGCGCAGGGCGGCCGCTATGCCGCTTTGGTGGCGGCGGGGGCATTGCCCGAGGAGGCCGCCTCGTGAGGGATTTCGTGCGCCTCCTCGCCTTGATGCGGCCGCAGGCCGGGTGGATGGCCCTCGCCGTCCTGCTCTCGGCGGTCACCAGCCTGTCCCATGCCGGGCTCATGGCGGCCTCGGGCTGGTTCATCACCGCCGCGGCGCTGGCCGGGGCGGCGGGGGCGGTGATGAATCCCTTCACCGCCTCGGCCGCCATCCGCGCCTTCGCGCTGCTGCGCACCGCGGCGCGCTACGGCGAGCGGATCATCGGCCACGAGGCGACGCTGAAATTCGTGGCGCACCTGCGCCCCTGGTTCTTCGCGCATCTGGTGCCACTGGCCCCCGCCGCGCTGGAGGACCAGCACTCGGGCGATCTCCTCGCCCGCCTCAAGACCGACATCGACCGGCTGGAATTCGCCTTCCTGCGCATCCTGTCGCCCCTGCTCGCGGCCCTGCTGGCGGTGGTCGTGGTGGTGGCCTTCGCCGCCGCCTACGATGCCGCCATCGCCCTGGCTCTCGCCGGGCTGCTGCTGGTCGCGGGGGTGGGCCTGCCGGTCCTGGCGCACCGGCTCGGCGCCGGCCCGGCGCGGCGGCTGGCGCGGGACACCGGGGCGTTCGAGGCGGCGCTGGTGGACCATCTGGAAGGCCGGGCCGAGCTCGACATCTACGACCCGGAGAACCGCCACCGCGCCCGGCTCGATGCGGCCAGCGATGCCCTGCTCACCGACGAGCGGTGGCTGGCGGGCCTCGCCGCCGCCACCTCCGCCGGGGTCGGGATGACGGGGCAGCTCGCCCTGCTGGCGGTGCTGCTGCTCGGCGCGCCGCTGGTGCTGGCCGGGCAGCTCGCGGGCGCGGAGCTGCCCATGCTGGCGCTGATGGCCCTCGCCGCCTTCGACGCCGTGGCTCCCCTGCCGCTGGCTCTGCAGACCCTGCCGGCGACCCTGGCGAGCGCGCGGCGCCTGTTCACCCTGATGGACCGGCCGCCGCCGGTGCCGGAACGCGGTGTGTTCCGGCCGGTGCCGGCGGCCGGCGCCCTCGTCTTCTCGCAGGTCGGCCTCACCTATGCCGGCGCCGGCCGGCCGGCCCTCGACGGCATCGACCTCGCCCTCGTCCCGGGGCGGCACGTGGCGGTGGTGGGGCCGAGCGGCTCGGGCAAGTCCAGCCTGGTGGCCCTCGCCCTGCGCTTCCGCGCGCCGGATGCCGGTACGATCACCTTCGCCGGCGCGGACGTGGCGGCGTTCGAGCCGGATGGACTGCGCCGGCGCATCGCCGTGCTGGCCCAGGCGGAGCACCTGTTCGCCGAAACCCTCCTCGACAATTTGCGCATCGCCGATCCGCAGGCCTCCCTCGCCCGCTGCGAGCAGGCCTGCGCCACCGCCGCCATCCTCCCCTTCGTGGCGTCCGAGCCGGACGGCTTCTCAACCTTCGTGGGGGCCCACGGGGCGGGGCTTTCCGGCGGCGAGGCGCGCCGTCTCGCTCTCGCCCGCACCCTGCTGAAGGATGCGCCCATCCTCATCCTCGACGAGCCCACCGAGGGGCTCGATCCCGAGACCGAGCGCAGGGTGATGGACGCGGTGCTGGATGCCGCGCGCGAGCGCGCGGTCCTGCTCATCACCCATCGGCCGGCCGGGCTTGATCGCATGGACGAGATCCTGGTGCTGGAGGCGGGGCGCATCGTCGCCCGCGGCACGCCGGCGGAGATCCTGCCCCGCTTCGGCCGGCCCCCGGGGTGAATCCGCTTTGGCGCGGCGCGTTTTCCTTCCGCCCGCCAATTGCCCCGAGACACGGCCTCAGGGCTGGGGCCGGCGCTCGCGCTCGTCCCAGCCGCCGATGGCCTCGCCGGCCGGGGGCGCATCCTCGTGCGGCGGCCGCACGGGGGTGCCGGCGAGCCGCAGCGTGCGCTCCAGCAGCACCTCGTAGATGGGCTTGCCGCCGAGGGCCTCGGCCACGAGGTTGGCGGTCACGCAGGTGAAGATGACCGGCACCAGCAGGTCGTAGGAGCCGGTCAGCTCGGCCACCAGCACCATGCCCACCAGCGGCGCTCGCACTGTCGCCGAGAACAGGCCGCCCATGGCGGCGACGCCGAGGGCCGCCACCAGGCCGGGGGGCAGGTGGAAGGCCACGTCGAGGAGCGTGCCGAACAGCACGCCCACCGCGGTGGCGAGGGCGAGGATGGGGGCGAAGATGCCGCCGGGGATGCCGGTGGAATAGCTCGCCATGGTCATGGTGAAGCGGATGACGACGATGCCGGCCAGCGTCAGGGCCGGCAGGCCCATGCCGGGCAGGGACACCGCCAGCAGCTCGCCGCCGGAGGTGGCTTCGGGCCGCAGGATCAGCAGCGGCCCGATGGCGGCGCCCACCAGCACCGGCAGCAGATAGGGCGAGACGGTGACGGCGAGGGCGCGGGCGCCGTCCAGCGCGGCGACCAGCGCGCGGTTGAAGGCGACCCCCAGCGCGCCGAGGATGGCCCCGAGCACGAGGAAGGCGGGAAGCCAGAGCAGCGGGACTTCCGCCACGTCGAGGCGCATGTCGGGACCGGTCCCGGCGATCATCTGAGTCGCCACGGCGCCGGCGGCGGAGCAGATGATGACGGCGCTGTAGGTGCGCAGGCCGTATGGAAACTGGCGGCGCGTTTCCTCGATGACGAACAGGATGGCGGCGAGCGGCGCGTTGAAGGCGGCGGCGAGCCCGGCGGCGGCGCCCGCGGCCAGAAGCCCGCGCCCGTCCCGCGTGCCCAGCCGGAACGCGTCGGACACCGCCTTGGCCACCGAGGCGCCCATGTGGATGGTCGGCCCCTCGCGCCCCGCCACCAGTCCGGAACCCAGCGCCAGCACGCCGGCCACGAACTTCACCGGCAGCACCCGTTTCCAGCGCAGGATGCGCAGGCCTTCGAGCGCGCCCTCGATCTCCTGCACGCCGGAGCCCGCCGCCTCCGGCGCGAAGGCGCGCACCAGCGCCACCGATAAGGTGACCATCGCCGCCGACACGCCGGCAAGCGCAAGATAGAGGACCGGCCCGTCGAGGTGCGGCAGCAGCAGGGACGGCCAGGTCCCGGCCTTGTCCGTCAGGAGATGGAACAGGGTGCCGAAGAAGCCGGCGACCGCGCCGACCAGCGCCGCGAGGGCGTAATAGACCCCGCTGGCGGGCTCGCGAGAGGTGTCGGGCGTCTCGTCGGGTGTCAAGCCGGACCTCGGGACTGGGGGGACGGCGCTTGCGCCGATCCCTCCAGCCTTAGCGGAGGCGGTGCGGGCGGAGCAAGGCATGCCGGGCATGGATCCTCCGCGTGCGGGCCTCAGGTCGCCTGGAACATGGGGGCCGAGGCCGGCCTCAGGGTGCGCGGGGCCTCCTCCCCGTGCAGGTGCAGGGTCCGGTCGTGGAGCGTGTGGAGCGTCGAGCGGTGGCCGATGGAGAGCAGCGTCGCCTGCGGCAGGCGCGCGCGCAGCAGGCGGTAGAGCGCCGCCTCTGAGGTCTCGTCCACGGCCGAGGTCGCCTCGTCGAGCAGCAGCACGTCCGGGGCATCCAGCAACGCGCGGGCGATGGACAGGCGCTGCTGCTCGCCGAGGGAGAGCATGTGCGGCCACAGGGCCTCCTCGCCGAGCCGCCCGGCGAGCGCGCCGAGCCCCACGGCGGTGAGCGCCTCGGCCATGCGCGCGGGCTCGATCTCCTCGGCCGGCCGCGGATAGGCGAGGGCGGCGTCGAGCCGGCCCACCGGCACGTAGGGCTTCTGCGGCAGCACCATCAGGCGGTGGCCGTCACGGCGTTCCACATTGCCCGAGCCGAATGGCCAGATGCCGGCGATGGCGCGCAGGAGCGTCGTCTTGCCGGCGCCCGAGGGGCCGGTGAACAGCACGCTCTCGCCATGCGCGATGGCCAGGTCGTCCATGGCCACCAGCGCCCCGCCGCCGGGCAGGCGCACGTCGAAGCCGCTGAGGGCGATGGCCGGTCCGTCGGCGCTGGCGCTGCCGGTGAAGGCGGGCTGGCCCGCGTCCGCCTGCGCCGCCGCGATGGCCGCCTCGAAGCCGGTGAGCCGGTTCACCACGGAGGTCCATTCGGCGAGCGTCACGTAGCTCGAGACGAAGAAGGAGAAGGAACCCTGCACCGAGGAGAAGGCGGAGGCCGTCTGCATGAGCTGGCCGAGCTGGATCTGCCCGGCGAAATAAGCCGGGGCGACCACCACGTAGGGGAAGATGGTGGAGATCTGGTTGTAGCCGGCGGTGAACCAGGTCAGGCGCTTCTGCGCCCGCATGAGATCAAAGAAGTTGCCCCAGATGCGGGTGAAGCGGCCTTCGAGCTTGCGGTCCTCGGCCCGGCCGCCGTCGAGCAGGGCGATCTGCTCGCCGTTCTCGCGCACCCGTACGAGGTCGACGCGGAAGTCGGCCTCGTAGCGCTGCTGGTCGAAATTGAGCCGCACCAGCGGCCGGCCGATGAAATGGGCGATGAGCGTGCCGAAGAGGGAATAGATCAGCGCGGCCCAGAACAGGTAGCCGGGAACGTTCAGCTGGTGGCCGAAGATCGGGATCGCCAGCGGGCCGGACAGGTTCCACAGGATGATGCTGAAGGAGACCAGAGACACCACCGTGCCCAGGAGGCCGATGCCCACCGATATGGTGCGGTTGACGAACAGCTGCACGTCCTCGGAGATGCGCTGGTCTGGATTGTCGGCCGCGTCGCCCGACAGGCGCAGGCGGTAGTGCACGTTGTCGGTGAGCCAGGCGCCGAGATAGCGCCGCGTCAGCCAGCGCCGCCAGCGGATCTCCAGCCATTGCTTGAGATAGACTTGGTAGACGGCCACCACGATGGCGCCCGCCGCCAGCCCGCAGAAGATGAGGAGCTGCGTCTTGAAGGCCGGGAAGTCCTTGTCCTGGATGGCATTGTAGAAGGCCACGTTCCACTCGTTCAGGAGGACGGTGGCGAA
This window contains:
- a CDS encoding 4'-phosphopantetheinyl transferase family protein; this translates as MGERPAVPVPALAAGESFLAVAQVQDLVAAPGFAFALPDEDEARIGRLVHDRDRRSRRAAWRLARFCLGAVLGMAPAEVALRRDRRGRPHLEEEAGLDFNVSHAGSSIAVGVMRGGRIGVDVEHQRPLALWQDLIGEFLDAADAVAWSRLSADGRADAALSAWCRKESVLKATGEGLAADPRAVSLPLGPQAAVIGRAGRSFTVATLHAAVLAPDAALAVAVEGVHLPRLLALAGGTGWSLSGARPAAGP
- the clcA gene encoding H(+)/Cl(-) exchange transporter ClcA — translated: MTPDETPDTSREPASGVYYALAALVGAVAGFFGTLFHLLTDKAGTWPSLLLPHLDGPVLYLALAGVSAAMVTLSVALVRAFAPEAAGSGVQEIEGALEGLRILRWKRVLPVKFVAGVLALGSGLVAGREGPTIHMGASVAKAVSDAFRLGTRDGRGLLAAGAAAGLAAAFNAPLAAILFVIEETRRQFPYGLRTYSAVIICSAAGAVATQMIAGTGPDMRLDVAEVPLLWLPAFLVLGAILGALGVAFNRALVAALDGARALAVTVSPYLLPVLVGAAIGPLLILRPEATSGGELLAVSLPGMGLPALTLAGIVVIRFTMTMASYSTGIPGGIFAPILALATAVGVLFGTLLDVAFHLPPGLVAALGVAAMGGLFSATVRAPLVGMVLVAELTGSYDLLVPVIFTCVTANLVAEALGGKPIYEVLLERTLRLAGTPVRPPHEDAPPAGEAIGGWDERERRPQP
- a CDS encoding thioesterase II family protein, with the protein product MRLVCLPHAGGSAALYRPWKVALSGLATVESPELPGRGTRFGAPFASSLIDLAGDVANTVAHRVGPLVLYGHSMGAVLAFETARALARHGISVAGLVLSGRAAPQLPFPSLGRHLLGDAALAAELQRIGGTTQAVLAQPELMAAMLPVLRADFRLVDTYAFAAGPKLPVPAVILGGAEDPATPLPALHAWAEVVSGPLAVELWPGGHFFVRDQEARLMELLRRLLPAWRAARAGG
- a CDS encoding ABC transporter ATP-binding protein/permease is translated as MGAGEGACYGRGGHPARETFAIAADRKRLSSFLAARRKTARRPLAFAYGFALVAGLLVIAQAALVARLIALVLFARQPLTDACGEIVALLCVILARALASQAAERAGFAAAESVMRALRAELLDHVARLGPAGLSGQRTGELVAAISSGVRAAEPYYTRYLPASVLSVALPVAILAVVFPLDWVSGLIFLFTAPLIPVFMILIGKGAEALNQRQWRRLARMSGHLLDAVQGLSTLKAFGAAGRMTARVAEVADAYRRDTMAVLRVAFLSSLALEFFATVSIALAAIFIGFRLLWGGMDFFDGLFILLLAPEFYQPLRAMGTAYHARMEAVGAAERILALADLPALAEPGGILPVPDAGAIEIRFEDVCLVYPDGRTALDGVTLTVPAGARVALVGSSGAGKSSLLALALGFVRPTSGGCW
- a CDS encoding ABC transporter ATP-binding protein/permease, which produces MRALLNLLADIRRLAVPYFRSEERWSAIGLLAAVIALELAWVFATVLLNEWNVAFYNAIQDKDFPAFKTQLLIFCGLAAGAIVVAVYQVYLKQWLEIRWRRWLTRRYLGAWLTDNVHYRLRLSGDAADNPDQRISEDVQLFVNRTISVGIGLLGTVVSLVSFSIILWNLSGPLAIPIFGHQLNVPGYLFWAALIYSLFGTLIAHFIGRPLVRLNFDQQRYEADFRVDLVRVRENGEQIALLDGGRAEDRKLEGRFTRIWGNFFDLMRAQKRLTWFTAGYNQISTIFPYVVVAPAYFAGQIQLGQLMQTASAFSSVQGSFSFFVSSYVTLAEWTSVVNRLTGFEAAIAAAQADAGQPAFTGSASADGPAIALSGFDVRLPGGGALVAMDDLAIAHGESVLFTGPSGAGKTTLLRAIAGIWPFGSGNVERRDGHRLMVLPQKPYVPVGRLDAALAYPRPAEEIEPARMAEALTAVGLGALAGRLGEEALWPHMLSLGEQQRLSIARALLDAPDVLLLDEATSAVDETSEAALYRLLRARLPQATLLSIGHRSTLHTLHDRTLHLHGEEAPRTLRPASAPMFQAT
- the cydC gene encoding thiol reductant ABC exporter subunit CydC yields the protein MRDFVRLLALMRPQAGWMALAVLLSAVTSLSHAGLMAASGWFITAAALAGAAGAVMNPFTASAAIRAFALLRTAARYGERIIGHEATLKFVAHLRPWFFAHLVPLAPAALEDQHSGDLLARLKTDIDRLEFAFLRILSPLLAALLAVVVVVAFAAAYDAAIALALAGLLLVAGVGLPVLAHRLGAGPARRLARDTGAFEAALVDHLEGRAELDIYDPENRHRARLDAASDALLTDERWLAGLAAATSAGVGMTGQLALLAVLLLGAPLVLAGQLAGAELPMLALMALAAFDAVAPLPLALQTLPATLASARRLFTLMDRPPPVPERGVFRPVPAAGALVFSQVGLTYAGAGRPALDGIDLALVPGRHVAVVGPSGSGKSSLVALALRFRAPDAGTITFAGADVAAFEPDGLRRRIAVLAQAEHLFAETLLDNLRIADPQASLARCEQACATAAILPFVASEPDGFSTFVGAHGAGLSGGEARRLALARTLLKDAPILILDEPTEGLDPETERRVMDAVLDAARERAVLLITHRPAGLDRMDEILVLEAGRIVARGTPAEILPRFGRPPG
- a CDS encoding ATP-binding cassette domain-containing protein, with the translated sequence MNGVLLGEIDRAAWRRHVAYAPQRPRLFAGTLAANIAPGEDAPDPHRLAAAVEAAGLSQAVARVPGGLSGRVGEGGTGLSGGEAHRLALARAFYRDAPFVVLDEPTAHLDRATEADVERALRRLLPGRTALLAAHRLAQAAEADLVVVIEAGRLVEAGPPADLLAQGGRYAALVAAGALPEEAAS